ATTGCACAGCTGGATCGTGCTTTCCGCAACACGATTCGTGTTGGTCTGAAGCTGGGCTTCTTTGATCCCGAAGAACTGTCTCCCTGGAAAGATCTGCCGTTTGAAACTCTGACATCATTTAAAGACCTTGCCCGGGAGCTGGCTGAAAAGTCCATGGTTCTGCTACAAAACGAACCTGTTGACGGACAACCTCTACTGCCTCTCGACAAGAGCAAACTGAAAAGCGTCGCTGTGGTTGGCCCCAACGCGGATGTTCTGAACTACGGCACTTACAGTGGCACTGCGACTGACCCGGTGACGCCTTTACAGGGTATCCGGGATTATCTGGGCGATGATGTCGAAGTGCTCTACGTGCCGTGGACATCGGATAATGATGCGTTCAGCGATATCCCCATGGATAATATAACCACTCTGGACAGTCAGGGTCTGGGGGTATGGAATGTGGTGTACCACAACAACCCTCATGCCAGCGGCAAACCTGTCGCCAGAGAAAATGTTGCCAGCATTGACTTCGCATGGTCAGGGAAAGACAAGCCAAGCAGAAAGCTCTCCAATACCCGGTACTCGGCTACCTATACGACAACGGTTGTACCTCCACAAAGCGGCCTCTATACCTTTGCTGTTGATACCAAGGGAGCCGATGTTATGGTGCAGGTCAATGGCGCTCCATTGATGAGAGACCACGGCAACAATCATAAAGTTAGCCGTACAACAACAAACCTTGAACTGGATGCCACCAAAACCTATGAAATCAGCATCATTTCGATGCGCTCGAATAATGCCGACGAACATGTTGTCAGCTTTGGCTGGAAGCTGCCCCAGGAAGACAGTGAATTTGAAGGCGGAGAGCTGGAAGTTGCTAAGCAGGCCGATGCTGTCATTGCCGTGATGGGACTGTCTGTTGAGTATGAGCGCGAAAGTATTGACCGAGCTTTTGAAGGTCTGCCACCGGAGCAAACGGATATGTTGCGAGGCGTGGTTGCAGCCAATCCAAACACTGTCGTGGTACTGCAAAGCGGTTCATCCATTGAAAGCCCCGAGCTAAAAGCGATGGCACCCGCCATTTTGCAAAGCTGGTATCCGGGCGAGCAAGGCGGTAATGCCATTGCCAACACTCTGTTTGGTGACAATAATCCGGGTGGCAAACTGCCACTGACGTTTGTAAAAAGCTGGGACGATCTGCCTCCGTTCAATGATTATGACATCACCAAAGGGCGTACCTACCTGTATTTTGACAAAGAGCCGCTGTGGGCGTTTGGTCATGGCCTGAGCTACACAACCTTCGAAATGACCGACCTCAGCCTTAAAGAAAAGTCTGTGGCTAAAGACGACACCATCAAACTGGATGTCACCGTTAAAAATACTGGCAAACGTGCAGGTGACGAGGTGATTCAGGTGTACATCAAAGACCTCTTTGACCGTTCAGAAAAGCCCCTGCAGCGGCTGAAAGCCTTCGAGCGGGTTTCTGTAGAAGCCGGTAAATCTGAAGTGGTCAGTCTGGATATTGATGTAAATGATCTGGCTTACTGGAATGAACAAACCAGTGACTGGGCTCTGGGTGACCGCTATGAAATTCGTGTCGGTAATGCTTCTGACAACATTCTGCTGACAGAAACAGTGACCGTTCAGTGATCCATATAAATACTTAAATTAATTTACAGTGGTCGAACTGTTTCCCGGATTCGACCACTGTTCACCTGCTCCAAAAACTCGTCCCCCAGACGCTGGCTTTCCTGAATCACAACCTTCCAGTATCGAACCCGTTCCTCGTAAGACAAATTCACAAAATCATTGCGATCCGGAATTTTGCCGTAAGGAAGCTTTGCCACAAATTCATCAGACGGTGACACCATAACAAGGTTTTCGCTATTCACTGCTGAAGGTTTACGCCATTTGATGCCTTTATCGAACCAGCCGGGTATTCGGTGACCATAGAAGTGCGGATAGAGCACCAGTTTGTCATTACCAGCAAAGCGGGTATCAAAGTGGTAATCCGTTACACCACCATCCCGATAAACACCACTGGGTGCCCCAGAAATACCCTCAACACCTTCCATCACCATGGGAATGGAGCCTGAAGCCAGAATCGCCTCTGCCAGATTCGCTTCCGATAACTCGACCCGATCCGTTGGCAGGTCACTCATGGTATGAAAAGGTGATGTTACGCCCGGGGTATAAAACAGTGTTCGGGTAAAAAATAATCCCAACGTTTTGCGACTGGCGGCATTTGCCAGTGCTGCCATGGCCAGACCAGTCATCAATGACCCTTTTCGGCTGCTTTTGCCTAACCCGCGACTGCGTACAGCAATCAGGTTATAACGCATGACACTGTTATCGAGAATGCCTTTTGCATGACTGCCAATAATTTCTTTTATCAACAGACGACATTTAGAGGTGATTTCTTCCGGCGTCGGGTTATCCGAATACTGTGTCAGCAGATAACCCTGCTCAAACCGTTCATGAGCACTCAGTGCATCTGGGTGGGCATAGCAGGCAAAGCGCCAACTCCCTGCCGACGTACCCAGCAGGTGCAACGGTTCTTTACGATCTTTGAAGTACTCTCCGATTAACGCCTTATCCAGCCCTGTGAGCACAAACCATTTTGGCCCGCCTGAAGCCCCCGGCATCACTTCTATACTGCTCTGGGGCAGACCTTCATCCCTGACACGGGCAAGCGCTGCAGGCCCCGCTTTGATATCCAGTATCGACGACATTTACTCTTCCAGATGTTCCAGCAGTTTTACACGAACTTCGTCAGGTATAGGGGCTGCTTTTTCAGCGGCATAATCATAGTGAATCAGAATCGCCTTACCCCTTGCGCATAACGCTTCGGACTGCCATGCCTCATGGTGAATATACATTGAAGAATTACCCACCTTTTCCAGCCAGGTTCTCAGTTCTACGTCCTTGCCAAACCGCAGCTGTTTCAGAAACTCTACTTCAATGCGGGCAATGATAAGCTGCCATTTTTGCAAATCCATTTCAGGGTTAAACAAATAGAAGATCGGCTCTCTGGCTTTTTCAAACCAGACCGGTAAGACCGTGTTGTTGATATGACCAAGGGCATCGGTCTCGCAAAAGCGGGGAGTGAGAGTCTGGGCAAACATCGTTGTACTTATTCTGTGTTGAAAACCAGAGACATTATTGTCGCATTAACTGAAGTTCTCAATGCAGCATCCCAATTTCATCTTCTAAGAAGCTGTTCATGATCTTTTGAGGAAAGCGAAAATGGTGAGAAATTGTTGCTGTTTTTTGATCTCATGAGGCGCGTAGTGGTGCTACGCAACGAATGAGATCAAAAAGCAGGGGCAATTTATCAACATTTGCAGCCCTCAATAAGATCGTGAACAGCTTCTAAATAACTCATGTTACGCACCCCTTCATCGACTGAAGTTTCTGGAACGATGATTTCAATGCAGTAAGATAGAGCTTTGCCCGCAACTCAAAATGGTTTAAATCAAGCTTATTAGCCAGAACCTCGAGACGAAATGCCGAATATATCGACATAAACAGATGATTACTCTGCGTCAAAACTGTATAAGTCGGTGACTTGGCCATTGATGCATTAGATTTGAGTGTTTTATGGAAGACTTCAACTTTCCACCGTTTTTTGTAGATCGCCTTCAAAGCCTCTGCGTCACACTCAAGATCACTGCATATCAGATAGAGAATGCCCTTACTGCCATCTTTGTTTGTAAAGACCTGCCGGAACAGCAGAACGGGGAAGTCCACGCCTGCAATCCAGCCTTTGATGGGCTTTTCTTCTGAGAAATCAATGGAATCTATGCGCTGTGAGCGCCCCTGACTTTTATCTTCCTCACTCAGCGAAACCTTCCGGTTTGACTTGCTGGCCATGACAAAATGCTTATCGCATTTGTGTCGTATATACAGCATGTTGTCGTTAGAACAGAACCAGCTATCTGCCAGCACGTAACGAAATTTGAGCTGATTATCACAACAAACTTTCAGCATCTCCCGAAAGTCTTCGTTCTTGGTGGGTTCAGCCTTGCGTTTAACTTTTTTAGTTTTTACGTCGGAGTATTGAATAGGCTTCTCGATAAGCTTGTAGGCGACGGGAATAGAGATATCACCGACATGGTAAACAAAGTTGAGAAGGTTGATACCTTTTACCGAACGACCAAAGGTGTGATCGAAGTGCCATGCAATCAGGTCGTTCTCATCAGTGTAGAGTTTCTCCTGAATAGTGTCGTCGGCAATAAGTACTCCATCATCGCGCTCTTCCTGACGCACAACGGCTTTAACATGGTGCCAAAGAGTCTTACTGTCGAAGTGATTACGGGACAGAAGGCGTGTTACCTGATCATGGCTGTATGCGCCGTCCAGCAAAGATGACAGCTGTGTAGCTGTCGTTTTGCCGAATGAGGACAGCAGGTAATCGCTATACAGCTCAAACAGCTCTGTGTTCATGCTCTAAAGCATGGCAGATTTTTCTGGGTGCGTAACATGAGTAAATAAGAATTTGCATCATTCGTCACCCAGTGAAATAGCAGGTGCCCAATTTAACCACTGAGAGTCTGCTTCTTTTGCCATCTTAAATTGATGGTTTGCCGACACAGGCTCTCCGACTTCCGGAGTGGCAAACGCTATACCGCCAGCCAGCAGTGCTTCCAGTGATTCTGTACGTATTTTGGCACCACTGAACAGGCCAAATTTCACATCCACACCACTGGCATTCCAGAAACGACTTTTTTCAGTGACCAGCGACGTATAACGGTCTTCAATATTAATAAAAATCAGGACGTGGCTCGCAGGGTCTGCCAGACGATAGCCTGTTACTTTGCCCACCGGGATTTCCCGGTAATACACCGGATTACCGCGGCGAATGGAGCCCAGCTGATCACTCACCAGTTGCAGCCGCAGACCGGTGTTAAGAGGCTTGTCATCCGGTACGGTCATTTCAACGGTAAAAACCATTTTCGCCACAGCGTCTTTTCTGTTTGCAGGCTGTACCTCGATGTATTGTCCGGTTACCAGTGTTTCCAGATTAGCTGAATTAGCCAGCCCCAGTCTCGGCCTGACCAGCCAGAAACGGCTGCCTTTCTGAGCCACCCATTCGGCGCTGTCCTTCAAAAGGGTGGTTGCCTCAATATGTCCTTTCTCTTTATTGAGCTTTAGCCCGGTCAGTTGCCCTACAACCAACCCCTTATATTTCACTTTGGTGCCCACCTGTAACCCTTCAGCGGTTTCAAAGATCAACGTAATTTTCTGACCGGTCTGGTGCGCCTGATCAACACTGTTGAACAAAACAAAACCGGTACCGTTTTTCACTGTGTTTGATGTTTTGTCCGGCGTATCAAAAGCGATGCCTCCTGCCAGCATGGAATTAAGTGTTCCGACTTTGATGCTGAACCCCTGTAACCCACCCTGCAATGTAATGCCACTGACATTCCAGAACCGGCTACTGCTGTTAATAAGGTGCTGATAAGCAGGGTCGATGAGTACTTTTACAAGAACACCGTCGTCAGACAGTTCATGGCTCTGAACAGAGCCCACCTGCATTTTCCGGAAAAGCACCGGACTGCCATGACTGATACCAGCCAGTGAGTCAGCACGGAGATTCAGGTGCAAGCCGGGGGCAGAAGGCGATGCCGGGGGCTCATTGGCTAATCCTTTAAAATGACGTTCCGGAGCCGCAGCCTTTATATCTTTGCTACTGACATCCATGTTGATATAGCG
Above is a window of Endozoicomonas montiporae CL-33 DNA encoding:
- a CDS encoding glycoside hydrolase family 3 C-terminal domain-containing protein; translation: MRYLKTILSLAVSVSVSSAVIAEDVIRPDIPFYDHTLPIEERLDDITARLTPEEKGHMITLWNPGVPRYGMKAYMPGEALHGLASPRNNAATVFPQSIGLAATWDPEAMKRMGDAVSDEARAQYHNGPVISRGQRGPLTFWSPVINIARDPRWGRTQEAYGEDPLINGMMATAYVQGLQGDHPTYLKTAAGAKHFVANNEEHNRFHGNADISEKQLREYYFPAYKQVVEEGNAQIIMTAYNALNGKPAVTNTWLVRDVLRGEWGFDGFVLGDYGSILMVTKGWGERGFKGHEIYDNYVESSAAVMNAETLDFDNTRVFRKELITAIERGMVDIAQLDRAFRNTIRVGLKLGFFDPEELSPWKDLPFETLTSFKDLARELAEKSMVLLQNEPVDGQPLLPLDKSKLKSVAVVGPNADVLNYGTYSGTATDPVTPLQGIRDYLGDDVEVLYVPWTSDNDAFSDIPMDNITTLDSQGLGVWNVVYHNNPHASGKPVARENVASIDFAWSGKDKPSRKLSNTRYSATYTTTVVPPQSGLYTFAVDTKGADVMVQVNGAPLMRDHGNNHKVSRTTTNLELDATKTYEISIISMRSNNADEHVVSFGWKLPQEDSEFEGGELEVAKQADAVIAVMGLSVEYERESIDRAFEGLPPEQTDMLRGVVAANPNTVVVLQSGSSIESPELKAMAPAILQSWYPGEQGGNAIANTLFGDNNPGGKLPLTFVKSWDDLPPFNDYDITKGRTYLYFDKEPLWAFGHGLSYTTFEMTDLSLKEKSVAKDDTIKLDVTVKNTGKRAGDEVIQVYIKDLFDRSEKPLQRLKAFERVSVEAGKSEVVSLDIDVNDLAYWNEQTSDWALGDRYEIRVGNASDNILLTETVTVQ
- a CDS encoding patatin-like phospholipase family protein, which encodes MSSILDIKAGPAALARVRDEGLPQSSIEVMPGASGGPKWFVLTGLDKALIGEYFKDRKEPLHLLGTSAGSWRFACYAHPDALSAHERFEQGYLLTQYSDNPTPEEITSKCRLLIKEIIGSHAKGILDNSVMRYNLIAVRSRGLGKSSRKGSLMTGLAMAALANAASRKTLGLFFTRTLFYTPGVTSPFHTMSDLPTDRVELSEANLAEAILASGSIPMVMEGVEGISGAPSGVYRDGGVTDYHFDTRFAGNDKLVLYPHFYGHRIPGWFDKGIKWRKPSAVNSENLVMVSPSDEFVAKLPYGKIPDRNDFVNLSYEERVRYWKVVIQESQRLGDEFLEQVNSGRIRETVRPL
- a CDS encoding acyl-CoA thioesterase; amino-acid sequence: MFAQTLTPRFCETDALGHINNTVLPVWFEKAREPIFYLFNPEMDLQKWQLIIARIEVEFLKQLRFGKDVELRTWLEKVGNSSMYIHHEAWQSEALCARGKAILIHYDYAAEKAAPIPDEVRVKLLEHLEE
- a CDS encoding transposase: MNTELFELYSDYLLSSFGKTTATQLSSLLDGAYSHDQVTRLLSRNHFDSKTLWHHVKAVVRQEERDDGVLIADDTIQEKLYTDENDLIAWHFDHTFGRSVKGINLLNFVYHVGDISIPVAYKLIEKPIQYSDVKTKKVKRKAEPTKNEDFREMLKVCCDNQLKFRYVLADSWFCSNDNMLYIRHKCDKHFVMASKSNRKVSLSEEDKSQGRSQRIDSIDFSEEKPIKGWIAGVDFPVLLFRQVFTNKDGSKGILYLICSDLECDAEALKAIYKKRWKVEVFHKTLKSNASMAKSPTYTVLTQSNHLFMSIYSAFRLEVLANKLDLNHFELRAKLYLTALKSSFQKLQSMKGCVT
- a CDS encoding PqiB family protein gives rise to the protein MGHEKNNERETMNQNTSAPEPAEARVKKRGNISSVWLLPVVALFIVVWLVWKAISEAGVTVDVQFQNGRGIKQGKTEVRLNGIAVGKVTAMAMSEDLKSVNVTLEMDRRMSNSLTENSRFWLVQPQVSVAGISGLDTLVSGNYIAFQPADTGIKRKKFIALSSPPPLGEQENGLSLTLRAKELSSIQNGSPVYYRRLKIGEVSSYDLSADDQYVDVEIFIKPQFAHLVRRNTRFWNAGGIELSGSLTNLKVRAQSIASMIQGGVSLYTPEWEQEFPEAYQGDVFPLYRDYDEAEAGIAVEIDFPLDVALGQGKTRILFHGMEVGLIKDTELKDDYSGIVANAVVRPDAVNLMVKGARFWLVKPSIGLHGVSGLETLLSGRYINMDVSSKDIKAAAPERHFKGLANEPPASPSAPGLHLNLRADSLAGISHGSPVLFRKMQVGSVQSHELSDDGVLVKVLIDPAYQHLINSSSRFWNVSGITLQGGLQGFSIKVGTLNSMLAGGIAFDTPDKTSNTVKNGTGFVLFNSVDQAHQTGQKITLIFETAEGLQVGTKVKYKGLVVGQLTGLKLNKEKGHIEATTLLKDSAEWVAQKGSRFWLVRPRLGLANSANLETLVTGQYIEVQPANRKDAVAKMVFTVEMTVPDDKPLNTGLRLQLVSDQLGSIRRGNPVYYREIPVGKVTGYRLADPASHVLIFINIEDRYTSLVTEKSRFWNASGVDVKFGLFSGAKIRTESLEALLAGGIAFATPEVGEPVSANHQFKMAKEADSQWLNWAPAISLGDE